Proteins encoded in a region of the Deltaproteobacteria bacterium genome:
- a CDS encoding CoA transferase, translating to MSRLPLAGIRVTDFTWAWAGPYCTLQMAHMGAEVIRIESQKRPCVSRLIPSFADDVPGPNRAGYFNQYSQGKKSLQLDLGRPEGIEIAKQLIAKSDIVVQNFSAGAIDRMGLGYETLKQIKPDLIMVSICGYGQTGPERQYMGYGPASVPLSGISSLTGYRDVGPAEVGISYGDPNAGIFGSFAAMAALAYRQRTGKGVHIDLALWEALLVLMPEGLMDYAMNRSQPERDGNRDRWMAPHGCFKCQGDADKWVTIACGSETEWQALCQAMGNPELATDKRFANVTARKANEDILETLISEWTQARDRWEVTELLQKAGVSAFPSMSNKDLATNPHLQARGYLVQKEHPEVGTRIHAGIPWQMSGTPCEVRAAAPLRGQQTDEVLRNILGLSEDAVRKLHEGKVLL from the coding sequence ATGTCGCGTCTACCATTAGCAGGAATCCGCGTGACCGATTTTACCTGGGCGTGGGCTGGGCCGTATTGCACGCTCCAGATGGCGCATATGGGTGCGGAGGTCATTCGTATCGAAAGTCAGAAACGCCCCTGCGTGAGCCGACTCATTCCCTCGTTCGCCGATGACGTGCCCGGACCGAACCGCGCGGGCTATTTCAACCAATACAGCCAAGGCAAGAAAAGTCTTCAGCTCGATCTCGGACGCCCCGAGGGGATCGAGATTGCCAAGCAACTGATCGCCAAGAGCGATATCGTCGTGCAGAATTTTTCTGCCGGCGCCATCGACCGCATGGGGTTGGGGTACGAGACGCTCAAGCAGATCAAACCGGACCTCATCATGGTCTCGATTTGCGGCTATGGGCAAACCGGACCGGAACGACAGTACATGGGTTATGGTCCGGCCTCTGTGCCGCTCTCGGGGATTTCGTCGCTCACCGGCTACCGCGATGTTGGCCCGGCGGAAGTTGGCATTTCTTACGGCGATCCCAATGCCGGGATTTTCGGGTCATTCGCGGCTATGGCGGCACTGGCGTATCGGCAACGCACCGGCAAAGGCGTGCATATCGATTTGGCGTTGTGGGAAGCCTTGCTCGTGCTCATGCCCGAAGGGCTCATGGATTATGCCATGAACCGATCACAGCCGGAACGTGACGGCAACCGTGACCGCTGGATGGCACCGCATGGTTGCTTCAAATGTCAGGGCGACGCCGATAAGTGGGTGACGATTGCCTGCGGTTCCGAAACCGAATGGCAGGCGCTGTGTCAGGCTATGGGCAACCCCGAGCTGGCGACCGATAAACGCTTCGCTAATGTCACGGCGCGCAAAGCCAATGAGGACATCTTGGAGACCCTCATCTCCGAGTGGACCCAAGCCCGTGATCGCTGGGAAGTGACGGAACTCCTGCAAAAAGCCGGAGTCTCGGCGTTCCCGTCGATGAGTAACAAAGACTTGGCCACCAATCCGCATCTACAGGCGCGCGGCTACCTCGTGCAAAAGGAACACCCCGAAGTAGGGACGCGCATTCACGCAGGCATTCCCTGGCAAATGTCGGGTACGCCGTGCGAAGTGCGTGCCGCCGCGCCGCTGCGCGGGCAACAGACCGACGAAGTGTTGCGCAATATCCTCGGCCTGTCCGAGGATGCGGTGCGGAAGCTGCATGAGGGGAAGGTGTTGTTATAA